The proteins below come from a single Borreliella afzelii genomic window:
- the rpsL gene encoding 30S ribosomal protein S12, whose translation MPTINQLIRKPRKSQTEKTASPALQNCPQRRGICTRVMTVTPKKPNSALRKVARVRLSNGFEVTAYIPGIGHNLQEHSVVLIRGGRVKDLPGVRYHIVRGAKDTLGVNNRKKGRSKYGTKKPKA comes from the coding sequence ATGCCTACAATTAATCAGTTAATTAGAAAGCCTAGAAAAAGTCAAACGGAGAAGACCGCATCTCCTGCGCTTCAAAATTGTCCCCAAAGAAGAGGAATTTGTACACGTGTAATGACTGTAACTCCTAAAAAGCCTAATTCAGCTTTGAGAAAAGTAGCCCGTGTTAGACTTTCAAATGGATTTGAAGTAACTGCATATATTCCAGGAATTGGTCATAATTTACAAGAACATTCTGTAGTTTTGATTAGAGGTGGTCGAGTTAAGGATTTGCCTGGAGTAAGGTACCACATAGTTCGAGGAGCCAAAGATACTCTTGGTGTTAATAATAGGAAAAAGGGTAGATCTAAGTATGGAACAAAAAAACCTAAAGCTTAA
- the bmpC gene encoding nucleoside ABC transporter substrate-binding protein BmpC: MFKRFIFIALFLLVLACFQSNGKSAKSDKVVIGVLANGSFYDKGYNQSVYDGVVKLRDDFGVKLITKSLRPYPIEGKRLLTVNEAMTEDAYEVQKNPLNLFWLIGYQFSSLSVRLSYERPDICYGIIDAFDYGDIQVPKNSLAIKFRNEEAAFLAGYIAAKMSRKEKIGFLTGPTSEYLNDFKFGFKAGIFYANPKLRLVSKKAPSLFDKEKGKEMARFMYKEDKVGVILPIAGITSLGVYDAAKELGPKYYVIGLNQDQSYIAPQNVITSILKDIGKVIYSVSSDYIKNGVFKGGVVIDRGLKEGVIEVVKDPDVLNNRLVDEVINLENKIINGEIIVPDSEYAFDLFKSKL; encoded by the coding sequence TTGTTTAAAAGGTTTATTTTTATTGCTTTATTTTTATTAGTGTTGGCTTGTTTTCAGTCTAATGGAAAGTCTGCTAAATCTGACAAAGTTGTTATAGGTGTTTTGGCCAATGGTAGCTTTTATGATAAAGGCTATAATCAAAGTGTTTATGATGGTGTTGTAAAACTTAGAGATGATTTTGGAGTAAAGCTTATAACTAAATCTTTAAGGCCTTACCCTATTGAGGGTAAAAGACTTCTTACTGTTAATGAGGCAATGACAGAGGATGCTTATGAGGTTCAAAAAAATCCTTTAAATCTTTTTTGGTTGATTGGATATCAATTTTCCAGTTTGTCGGTTAGGCTTTCGTATGAGCGTCCAGATATTTGTTATGGGATTATAGATGCTTTTGATTATGGTGATATTCAAGTTCCCAAGAATTCCTTGGCTATTAAGTTTAGAAATGAAGAGGCTGCATTTTTAGCTGGATATATTGCTGCTAAGATGAGTAGAAAAGAAAAGATTGGATTTTTAACAGGTCCTACAAGCGAATATTTGAATGATTTTAAGTTTGGTTTTAAGGCTGGAATTTTTTATGCTAATCCCAAATTAAGATTAGTATCAAAAAAAGCGCCCTCTCTTTTTGATAAAGAGAAAGGCAAAGAAATGGCTCGGTTCATGTATAAGGAGGATAAAGTAGGTGTTATTTTGCCAATAGCTGGTATAACTAGTCTTGGAGTTTATGACGCTGCTAAGGAACTTGGCCCCAAATATTATGTTATTGGTTTAAATCAAGATCAATCGTATATTGCGCCTCAAAATGTTATTACTTCAATACTTAAGGATATTGGCAAGGTTATTTATTCTGTTTCATCAGATTATATTAAAAATGGAGTTTTTAAAGGTGGAGTTGTTATTGATCGAGGGTTAAAAGAAGGAGTAATAGAAGTTGTTAAGGATCCTGATGTTTTAAATAATAGGCTAGTTGATGAAGTTATTAATCTAGAAAATAAAATAATAAATGGAGAAATTATTGTTCCTGATAGTGAATATGCATTTGATTTATTTAAATCAAAGTTATAA
- the bmpD gene encoding nucleoside ABC transporter substrate-binding protein BmpD yields MLKKVYYFLFFLFIIACSGSDDNKSESKTVSLIVDGTFDDKGFNESSSNAIRKLKTDFNINIIEKASTGNSYLGDISNLEDGNSNLIWGVGFRLSDMLLQRAGENVSINYAIIEGVYNEIQIPKNLLNISFRSEEVAFLAGYFAAKASKTGKIGFIGGVKGEVLESFMYGYEAGAKYANSNIKVVSQYVGTFGDFGLGRSTASNMYRDGVDIIFAAAGLSGIGVIEAAKELGSDHYIIGVDQDQAYLAPNNVLISAVKKVDSLMYSLTKKYLETGVWDGGKTMLFGLKEDGLGLVLNENLKSNYSEIYDESLKIGQSIINGIIKAPYDKASYDNFVLQIAN; encoded by the coding sequence GTGTTAAAAAAAGTTTATTATTTTTTATTTTTTTTATTTATTATTGCTTGTTCTGGTTCTGATGATAATAAGTCAGAGTCAAAAACAGTTTCGCTTATAGTTGATGGTACTTTTGATGATAAAGGATTTAATGAAAGTTCTTCTAATGCGATAAGAAAATTGAAAACAGATTTTAATATAAATATAATTGAAAAAGCATCTACAGGGAATTCTTATTTAGGAGATATTTCAAATCTAGAGGATGGTAATTCAAATTTGATTTGGGGAGTCGGATTTAGATTGTCAGATATGCTTTTGCAAAGAGCTGGCGAGAATGTTTCTATTAATTATGCAATCATAGAAGGGGTTTATAATGAAATTCAAATACCCAAAAATCTTCTTAATATTAGTTTTAGATCCGAAGAGGTGGCTTTTTTAGCAGGATATTTTGCGGCAAAGGCTTCTAAAACAGGTAAGATTGGATTTATTGGGGGAGTGAAGGGGGAAGTTTTAGAATCTTTTATGTATGGATATGAAGCTGGTGCTAAGTATGCGAATTCTAATATTAAAGTGGTCTCTCAATATGTTGGCACATTTGGGGATTTTGGACTTGGTCGCTCGACAGCATCTAATATGTATCGAGATGGGGTTGATATTATATTTGCAGCTGCTGGACTTTCTGGTATAGGAGTAATTGAGGCCGCAAAAGAATTGGGCTCCGATCATTATATTATTGGAGTCGATCAAGATCAAGCATACCTTGCCCCTAATAATGTTCTTATTTCTGCTGTAAAGAAGGTTGATTCATTGATGTATAGTTTAACAAAAAAGTATTTAGAAACTGGAGTTTGGGATGGGGGTAAGACCATGTTATTTGGACTTAAAGAAGATGGACTTGGTTTGGTTTTAAATGAAAACTTAAAGTCAAATTATTCTGAGATTTATGATGAATCATTGAAAATTGGGCAAAGTATAATAAATGGTATAATAAAAGCGCCTTATGACAAGGCATCTTATGATAACTTTGTTTTACAAATAGCAAATTAA
- a CDS encoding BMP family ABC transporter substrate-binding protein: MNQMLKEEVIEVVKDPDVLNNRLVDEVINLENKIINREIIVPDSEYAFDLFKSKL, encoded by the coding sequence ATTAATCAAATGTTAAAAGAAGAAGTAATAGAAGTTGTTAAGGATCCTGATGTTTTAAATAATAGGTTAGTTGATGAAGTTATTAATTTGGAAAATAAAATAATAAATAGGGAAATTATTGTTCCTGATAGTGAATATGCATTTGATTTATTTAAATCAAAGTTATAA
- the bmpA gene encoding nucleoside ABC transporter substrate-binding protein BmpA — MNKLLLLILFEGVIFLSCSGKSGLESGIPKVSLVIDGTFDDKSFNESALNGVKKLKEEFEIELVLKESSTNSYLSDLEGLKDAGSNLIWLIGYKFSDVAKAVSLQNSEMKYAIIDPVYSNEPIPANLVGMTFRAQEGAFLTGYIAAKVSKTGKIGFLGGIEGDIVDAFRYGYEAGAKYANKDIKIFSQYIGSFSDLEAGRSVATKMYSDGIDIIHHAAGLGGIGAIEVAKELGSGHYIIGVDEDQSYLAPNNVITSTTKDVGRSLNLFTSNYLKTNTFEGGKLINYGLKEGVVGFVRNPKMIPFEVEKEIDSLSSKIINKEVIVPYNKESYEKFLKEFI, encoded by the coding sequence ATGAATAAATTATTATTGTTGATTTTGTTTGAAGGTGTTATTTTTTTATCTTGTAGTGGTAAGAGTGGTCTTGAGAGTGGAATTCCCAAGGTTTCTTTAGTAATTGATGGAACTTTTGATGATAAATCTTTTAATGAGAGTGCTTTAAATGGCGTAAAAAAACTTAAAGAGGAATTTGAAATTGAACTTGTTTTAAAAGAATCTTCAACAAATTCTTATTTATCTGATCTTGAAGGACTTAAAGATGCGGGTTCAAATTTAATTTGGCTTATTGGATATAAATTTAGCGATGTGGCCAAGGCTGTTTCTTTACAAAATTCCGAGATGAAATATGCAATTATTGATCCTGTTTATTCTAACGAGCCTATTCCTGCAAATTTAGTAGGCATGACTTTTAGAGCTCAAGAAGGCGCGTTTTTAACAGGTTATATTGCTGCAAAAGTTTCTAAAACAGGTAAAATCGGATTTTTAGGGGGAATAGAGGGTGACATAGTAGATGCTTTCAGATATGGTTATGAGGCTGGTGCTAAGTATGCCAATAAAGATATCAAGATATTTTCTCAGTATATTGGTAGTTTTTCTGACCTTGAAGCTGGCAGAAGTGTTGCAACTAAAATGTATTCTGATGGGATAGACATTATTCATCATGCCGCAGGTCTTGGAGGAATTGGGGCTATTGAGGTTGCAAAAGAACTTGGTTCTGGGCATTACATTATTGGAGTTGATGAGGATCAATCGTATCTTGCTCCCAATAATGTAATCACATCTACAACCAAAGATGTTGGTAGATCTTTAAATCTTTTTACATCTAACTATTTAAAAACTAATACTTTCGAAGGTGGAAAATTAATAAATTATGGTCTTAAAGAAGGAGTTGTAGGTTTTGTAAGAAATCCAAAGATGATTCCTTTTGAAGTTGAAAAAGAAATTGATAGCCTTTCTAGCAAAATAATCAATAAAGAAGTTATTGTTCCATATAATAAAGAAAGTTATGAAAAATTTCTTAAAGAATTTATTTAA
- the bmpA gene encoding nucleoside ABC transporter substrate-binding protein BmpA, which yields MSKLLLLILFEGIIFLSCSGKDGIENRIPKVSLIVDGTFDDKSFNESALNGVKKIKEEFEIELVLKESSTNSYLSDLEGLKDAGSNLIWLIGYRFSDVAKAVSLQNSEMKYAIIDPVYSNEPIPANLVGMTFRAQEGAFLTGYIAAKVSKTGKIGFLGGIEGDIVDAFRYGYEAGAKYANKDIKIFSQYIGSFSDIEAGRSVATKMYSDGIDIIHHAASLAGIGAIEVAKEFGSGHYIIGVDEDQSYLAPNNVITSTTKDVGRSLYLFTSNYLKTNTFEGGKSINYGLKEGVVGFVRNPNMIPFEVEKEIDSLSSKIINKEVIVPYNKESYEKFLEEFI from the coding sequence ATGAGTAAATTATTGTTGTTGATTTTATTTGAAGGTATTATTTTTTTATCTTGTAGTGGCAAGGATGGTATTGAGAATAGAATTCCCAAAGTATCTTTAATAGTTGATGGAACTTTTGATGATAAATCTTTTAATGAAAGTGCTTTAAATGGCGTAAAAAAAATTAAAGAGGAATTTGAAATTGAGCTTGTTTTAAAAGAATCTTCAACAAATTCTTATTTATCTGATCTTGAGGGGCTTAAAGATGCGGGTTCAAATTTAATTTGGCTTATTGGATATAGATTTAGCGATGTGGCCAAGGCTGTTTCTTTACAAAATTCCGAGATGAAATATGCAATTATTGATCCTGTTTATTCTAATGAGCCTATTCCTGCAAATTTAGTGGGTATGACTTTTAGAGCTCAAGAAGGTGCATTTTTAACAGGTTATATTGCTGCAAAAGTTTCTAAAACAGGTAAAATTGGATTTTTAGGGGGAATAGAGGGTGACATAGTAGATGCTTTCAGGTATGGGTATGAGGCTGGTGCTAAGTATGCCAATAAAGATATTAAGATATTTTCTCAGTATATTGGTAGTTTTTCTGACATTGAGGCTGGCAGAAGTGTTGCAACTAAAATGTATTCTGATGGGATAGACATTATTCATCATGCTGCAAGTCTTGCAGGAATTGGCGCTATTGAGGTTGCAAAAGAATTTGGTTCTGGGCATTACATTATTGGAGTTGATGAGGATCAATCATATCTTGCTCCCAATAATGTTATCACATCCACAACCAAAGATGTTGGTAGATCTTTATATCTTTTTACATCTAACTATTTAAAAACTAATACTTTCGAAGGTGGAAAATCAATAAATTATGGCCTTAAAGAAGGAGTTGTAGGTTTTGTAAGAAATCCAAATATGATTCCTTTTGAAGTTGAAAAAGAAATTGATAGTCTTTCTAGCAAAATAATCAATAAAGAAGTTATTGTTCCATATAATAAAGAAAGTTATGAAAAATTTCTTGAAGAATTTATTTAA
- the rpsG gene encoding 30S ribosomal protein S7 — MSRKNKKIKKKIFVDTRYNSRIVAKFANRMMYDGKKSISESILYSSIDLLADKLEDSDKMAVFCKALDNIKPLVEVRSRRVGGATYQVPVEVREERREALAMKWIIFAARKASGRSMKEKLSNELLNAYNSTGAAFKKKEDTHRMAEANKAFTHYRW; from the coding sequence ATGTCAAGAAAAAATAAAAAAATCAAAAAGAAAATTTTTGTTGATACCAGGTACAATTCTAGAATTGTTGCAAAATTTGCAAACAGAATGATGTATGATGGAAAAAAATCAATAAGCGAGAGTATACTTTACAGTTCAATTGATTTGCTTGCTGATAAGCTTGAAGATAGTGATAAGATGGCTGTTTTTTGTAAAGCTTTAGATAATATTAAGCCGTTGGTAGAAGTAAGAAGTAGACGGGTAGGTGGTGCTACATATCAAGTTCCTGTTGAAGTTAGAGAAGAGAGAAGAGAGGCTTTAGCTATGAAGTGGATTATTTTTGCTGCTAGAAAGGCTAGTGGTAGATCTATGAAGGAAAAGTTGTCAAACGAACTTTTAAATGCATACAATTCTACTGGAGCTGCTTTTAAGAAAAAAGAAGATACTCATAGAATGGCTGAAGCAAATAAAGCTTTTACTCATTATAGATGGTAA
- the rpoC gene encoding DNA-directed RNA polymerase subunit beta' codes for MKEIKDFEKIKIKIASPDQIRNWSYGEVKKSETINYRTLRPEKDGLFCERIFGTTKEWECYCGKFKSVRYKGIICDRCNVEVTHFKVRRERMGHIELAAPVAHIWYYKYIPSRIGLLLDITASSLNSILYYEKYVVIEPGDTDLKKMQLLNEDEYIEARERYGMSFNASMGAEAIKSLLENLDLDELSSKLRIQMIDKDDKTDKKLLRRLEIIENFKISGNKPEWMIMEVLPVIPPEIRPMVQLDGGRFATSDLNDLYRRVINRNNRLRKLLLLNAPEIIVRNEKRMLQESVDSLFDNSHKRKVVKGSSSRPLKSLSDALKGKQGRFRQNLLGKRVDYSGRSVIVVGPELKLHQCGLPAKMALELFKPFVIRRLIESEAVFNIKRAKNLIEQEVDEVWQILDLVIKEHPILLNRAPTLHRLGIQAFEPVLVEGKAIKLHPLVCHAYNADFDGDQMAVHVPLTPSAQAESWALMLSTNNLLNPANGHPIVFPSQDIVLGLYYLTMEKKNTVGEGKKFLNFNNVILAINNRSLDYNASIYVKIDGKYKKTTAGRVIFNEALPNGIEFVNKTLSDLELQILISKVYVVHGSSTVIEMLDIIKELGFKYATKFGCTISMSDIIVPDEKKAYIDRANKEIAKIQNDYAKGVITGEERYNNVVSVWLKTNEELTNKMMEILKKDRDGFNVIYMMADSGARGSRNQIRQLAGMRGLMAKTSGDIIELPIISNFKEGLSVIEFFISTNGARKGLADTALKTADAGYLTRRLVDIAQDVVVRIEDCGTINGIKVETVKNGEEILESLKEKAVGSYSIERIKNPITGEIVLDANEEISEAKIELLEKIGIEKLVIRSVLTCEAEHGVCQKCYGRDFSKNKPVNIGEAVGIIAAQSIGQPGTQLTMRTFHIGGVAQAGSEDDKISLKNTFILNGIEGFNVRVENGILFTRKGTLKIINVFYEEKIKNIKEIKVSDSQRVIKGIPLFVNNKGVEILSSYIGYVKLRDDKFLIVSEEQEVSLKAGTKLEIEVGEYVESGKVIGTFDPFAEPIIAEVKGKIKFKNIILGTTLKEEINTETGNVEKRITDNVFESLDPRIFIIDSGGVEIASYVLPGDAYLQVEDGQNINIGDIIAKLSKGSEKTQDITGGLPRVNDLFETRIPKNLTEMAKVSGIVQFKSIQKGKRLINILDEYGVEHKHYIPAGKHLLVRDGDIVKAGDMLCDGRINPHDVLEILGGISLQEFLLAEIQDVYRKQGVSINDKHIGVIIKQMMKKVKIVAVGDTNFVYGQKVDKHTFYEQNRKVIEQGGEPAIASPILIGVTKTSLNIDSFISAASFQETTKVLTDASIAGKIDDLRGLKENVVIGHLIPTGTGMGLYKKIKVSENVNSEV; via the coding sequence ATGAAAGAGATAAAAGATTTTGAAAAAATAAAAATTAAAATAGCATCTCCTGATCAAATTAGAAATTGGTCTTATGGAGAGGTTAAAAAGTCTGAAACTATTAATTATAGAACTTTGAGACCCGAGAAGGATGGGCTTTTTTGTGAGAGGATTTTTGGTACTACAAAGGAATGGGAATGTTATTGTGGTAAATTTAAATCAGTTAGATATAAAGGCATTATTTGCGATCGTTGTAATGTAGAGGTTACCCATTTTAAGGTGAGGCGTGAGAGAATGGGGCATATTGAGTTAGCAGCTCCAGTTGCTCATATTTGGTATTATAAATATATCCCCTCTAGAATTGGTCTTTTGCTTGACATTACGGCATCTAGTTTGAATTCTATTCTGTATTATGAAAAATATGTAGTAATTGAACCGGGTGATACTGATCTTAAAAAAATGCAGCTTTTAAATGAAGATGAGTACATAGAGGCTAGAGAGCGATATGGGATGTCTTTTAATGCTTCTATGGGAGCTGAAGCTATTAAAAGTCTTCTTGAAAATCTTGATCTTGATGAGCTTTCATCTAAGCTTAGAATTCAAATGATAGATAAAGATGATAAAACTGATAAGAAACTCTTAAGACGTCTTGAAATTATTGAAAATTTTAAAATTTCTGGAAATAAACCAGAATGGATGATTATGGAAGTTCTTCCTGTTATCCCCCCAGAGATTAGGCCAATGGTTCAGCTTGATGGAGGACGCTTTGCAACATCTGATCTTAATGATCTTTACAGAAGAGTTATAAATAGGAATAATCGCTTAAGGAAGTTGCTTCTTCTTAATGCGCCAGAGATTATTGTGAGAAATGAAAAAAGAATGCTTCAAGAATCGGTAGACTCTCTTTTTGACAATTCTCATAAAAGAAAGGTTGTTAAAGGCTCATCTAGTAGGCCTCTTAAGTCGCTTTCCGATGCGTTAAAAGGTAAGCAGGGAAGGTTTAGGCAAAATCTTCTTGGTAAAAGAGTAGATTATTCTGGTCGTTCTGTGATTGTTGTTGGACCTGAGTTAAAACTACATCAATGTGGATTGCCTGCAAAAATGGCTCTTGAGCTGTTTAAGCCTTTTGTGATAAGAAGGTTGATTGAGAGTGAAGCTGTTTTTAATATTAAAAGAGCAAAGAATTTGATTGAACAAGAAGTTGACGAGGTATGGCAAATTTTAGATCTTGTTATTAAAGAGCATCCTATTCTTTTAAATAGGGCACCCACCCTTCATAGACTTGGAATTCAAGCTTTTGAGCCTGTGTTAGTTGAGGGTAAGGCAATAAAATTACATCCTCTTGTTTGTCATGCATATAATGCTGATTTTGATGGTGATCAAATGGCAGTACATGTACCTCTTACTCCATCAGCACAAGCTGAAAGTTGGGCTTTAATGCTTTCAACAAATAATCTTTTAAATCCCGCTAATGGGCATCCTATTGTTTTTCCATCCCAAGATATTGTTTTAGGTCTATATTATTTAACAATGGAAAAAAAGAATACTGTTGGAGAAGGTAAAAAGTTTTTAAACTTTAATAATGTTATTCTTGCTATAAATAATAGGAGTCTAGATTACAATGCTTCTATTTATGTAAAAATTGATGGCAAATATAAAAAAACTACAGCTGGTAGGGTTATATTTAATGAGGCCTTGCCCAACGGAATTGAATTTGTAAATAAAACTCTTAGTGATTTGGAACTACAAATTTTAATATCAAAAGTTTATGTAGTTCATGGTTCTTCTACTGTAATTGAAATGCTTGACATTATCAAGGAGCTTGGCTTTAAATATGCTACCAAGTTTGGATGCACAATTAGTATGAGTGATATTATTGTTCCTGATGAAAAGAAAGCTTATATAGACAGGGCCAATAAAGAGATTGCTAAAATTCAAAATGATTATGCTAAAGGTGTTATTACCGGTGAAGAGCGTTATAATAACGTAGTTTCTGTTTGGTTAAAGACGAACGAGGAACTTACTAATAAGATGATGGAAATTTTAAAGAAAGACAGAGATGGGTTTAATGTTATATATATGATGGCAGATTCTGGTGCTAGGGGTAGTAGAAATCAAATAAGGCAACTTGCTGGCATGAGAGGATTGATGGCAAAAACTTCCGGGGATATTATTGAGCTTCCAATTATTTCTAACTTTAAAGAAGGTCTTTCTGTGATAGAGTTTTTCATCTCTACAAATGGAGCGAGAAAGGGGCTGGCAGATACTGCTCTTAAGACTGCTGATGCTGGATATTTAACTCGAAGATTAGTAGATATTGCTCAAGATGTTGTTGTTAGAATAGAAGATTGTGGGACTATAAACGGAATAAAAGTTGAAACTGTAAAAAATGGTGAAGAAATATTAGAATCTTTGAAAGAAAAAGCTGTTGGGAGCTATTCTATTGAAAGAATAAAAAATCCAATTACTGGTGAGATTGTTTTAGATGCAAATGAAGAAATCTCAGAAGCTAAAATAGAATTATTAGAAAAAATTGGTATTGAAAAACTTGTGATTAGATCTGTTTTAACATGTGAAGCTGAACACGGTGTTTGTCAAAAATGTTATGGTAGAGACTTTTCAAAGAATAAGCCTGTTAACATTGGCGAGGCTGTAGGAATAATTGCTGCTCAGTCTATAGGTCAGCCAGGCACTCAATTAACTATGAGAACTTTTCATATTGGTGGAGTTGCTCAGGCTGGTAGTGAGGATGATAAAATATCTTTAAAGAATACTTTTATACTTAATGGCATAGAGGGTTTTAATGTTAGGGTTGAGAATGGAATTCTTTTCACAAGAAAAGGAACTTTAAAAATAATCAATGTTTTTTATGAAGAAAAAATTAAGAACATAAAGGAAATTAAAGTTTCAGATTCTCAAAGAGTAATTAAAGGAATTCCTTTATTTGTTAATAATAAGGGAGTAGAAATTCTCTCTTCTTATATTGGTTATGTTAAATTAAGAGACGATAAATTTTTAATAGTGTCAGAAGAGCAAGAAGTTTCCTTGAAAGCTGGTACAAAGCTTGAAATAGAGGTTGGCGAATATGTTGAATCGGGCAAAGTTATTGGTACGTTTGATCCATTTGCAGAGCCTATTATTGCAGAGGTTAAAGGTAAAATTAAATTTAAGAATATTATTTTAGGAACTACTCTTAAAGAAGAGATAAATACTGAAACAGGTAATGTTGAGAAAAGAATTACAGATAATGTTTTTGAATCTCTTGATCCTAGAATTTTTATTATTGATAGTGGTGGTGTGGAGATCGCATCTTATGTATTACCAGGCGATGCTTATCTTCAGGTTGAAGATGGTCAGAATATTAATATAGGAGATATTATTGCGAAACTTTCTAAAGGTTCTGAAAAAACTCAAGATATTACAGGGGGATTGCCTCGTGTTAATGATCTTTTTGAAACAAGAATTCCTAAGAATTTAACTGAAATGGCTAAAGTAAGTGGAATTGTGCAATTTAAATCAATTCAAAAAGGAAAAAGACTTATTAATATTTTAGATGAATATGGGGTTGAGCATAAGCATTATATTCCAGCCGGCAAACATCTTTTAGTTAGAGATGGAGATATTGTTAAGGCAGGAGATATGCTTTGTGATGGTAGAATTAATCCTCATGATGTGCTTGAAATTTTGGGTGGGATTAGTTTACAAGAGTTTTTGTTGGCAGAAATTCAAGATGTTTATCGAAAACAGGGTGTTAGCATTAATGACAAACATATTGGTGTGATAATTAAGCAAATGATGAAAAAAGTTAAGATTGTAGCAGTTGGTGATACTAATTTTGTTTATGGGCAAAAGGTAGATAAGCACACTTTTTATGAGCAGAATAGAAAAGTTATCGAACAAGGTGGTGAGCCAGCAATAGCAAGTCCCATTCTTATAGGAGTAACCAAGACTTCTCTTAATATAGATTCTTTTATTTCTGCAGCTTCTTTTCAGGAGACAACAAAAGTATTAACAGATGCTTCTATTGCTGGGAAAATAGATGATCTTAGAGGATTGAAAGAAAATGTTGTAATTGGGCATTTGATTCCTACTGGAACTGGCATGGGACTTTATAAAAAAATCAAAGTTAGTGAAAATGTCAATTCTGAAGTTTAG